A genomic stretch from Mya arenaria isolate MELC-2E11 chromosome 10, ASM2691426v1 includes:
- the LOC128205642 gene encoding tyrosine-protein phosphatase Lar-like: MWIGYDAVILCLIVLQSRGNPGECKNCGCCATGRSYKCRVGDYCNYGCLDGYWGKKCDNKCRDTNCARCIGNRGQSCQDCQTGYYGFNCGNRCGSQCKTCQHLTGCTECNTGYYLKDGACIKCQNTGCTCTISSQCNGCVQGHYLNPELCSECPNYCTSCISSTQCTSCLDGRFGNKCQYLCKENCVHGICLSAKASCQCNIKCIENKCDSSTGRCLQGCINGYWNQTCDRKCEPECLSCNQADGSCSKCKSSTRYGPGCRQECSNTCKRSECGIYGTCTNGCVANTFGNRCEHTCEVYCKPKGNNTLCSENTGMCLYGCKTGYSGMICPQEADKQTSSNASLGLGIGGGVVVLSVIVIVGLFFNQRRRVNLRNRSETPVREPANLSVFYATVSKGRASQVGYANGDTNNLHFVNNVENHTYQSPPPRRFVKERTPIISEENLEIDKYRKKNILAEYYNIADEDDAFSRKTAVVFEDNCRVHYNNANKVHVADLAEYVQTLLLKDLEEEFQTIPYGLAKAYEVSQMKLNMHKNRYRNIYPYDDTRVLVRGGETDYINASYIDGYRKRNAYIATLGPMAKQLGDYGQFWQMVWQHKVEKIVMMTKLKDEKKTLCEQYWPDQHQSKLYGDVEVVCKVEKLYADFIWRHFTLSRNSEERKLHHLQFTSWPDNGIPDDVTSVTEFRQRVNALPSTFDGPVLVHCSAGVGRTGTYIALDILTKEGEVEGVIDIPGCVHNMRQNRPNMIQTLSQYKYLHHALVHTLTLDCLTIRREHFSEYMEKSSKQEIQKQFEKMQLSHENKSDKELQAIAMNRLMTKKNMKHSDVPGDSNEPQFNLVLRTSESDCINAIHINSLKTEHRFLVAQTPLPDAVADFIAFAVQENCSCIINMEAQLEKHQIKRDVTIPHYDYLDWDTKHNVPMSAQHFVDFIKEVEDVSKASLLKGPILLHCLNGAGKSGLFCVVSTLLEQLNEDNEVSLVNAVQKVRARRPLAIPNKEQFYFCYECVLHSVNAMDNAVYYNISGDIKRE, encoded by the exons GAAATCCAGGTGAGTGTAAGAATTGCGGTTGCTGCGCTACCGGACGATCGTACAAATGTAGAGTCGGAGATTACTGCAATTATGGCTGCCTAGATGGATATTGGGGTAAAAAGTGTGATAACAAATGCAGGGACACTAATTGTGCCAGATGTATAGGCAATAGAGGACAGAGCTGCCAAGATTGTCAAACTGGCTATTATGGCTTCAATTGTGGAAATCGGTGTGGTAGTCAGTGTAAAACCTGTCAACACTTGACAGGTTGTACGGAATGTAATACCGGATATTACCTTAAAGATGGTGCATGcattaaatgtcaaaacactgGATGTACATGTACGATTTCCTCACAGTGTAATGGGTGTGTTCAGGGTCATTACCTTAACCCAGAACTATGTTCAGAATGTCCTAATTATTGTACATCGTGCATTAGTTCTACACAGTGTACTTCTTGTTTGGATGGTcgttttggaaataaatgtcAGTATCTTTGTAAAGAAAACTGCGTTCACGGTATTTGTTTGTCAGCGAAAGCTTCTTGTCAGTGCAATATCAAATGTATCGAAAATAAATGCGATTCTTCAACGGGAAGATGTCTTCAAGGATGTATAAATGGATATTGGAACCAAACATGTGACAGAAAGTGTGAACCAGAATGTTTATCTTGCAATCAAGCAGATGGTTCGTGTTCAAAATGCAAGAGCAGTACAAGATATGGACCTGGATGTAGGCAGGAGTGTAGCAATACATGTAAAAGATCAGAATGTGGCATTTATGGAACTTGTACAAATGGATGTGTTGCAAATACTTTTGGAAATCGATGTGAACACACATGTGAAGTTTATTGTAAACCTAAGGGCAATAACACTCTTTGTTCTGAAAATACTGGAATGTGCTTATACGGATGCAAAACTGGATATAGTGGGATGATTTGTCCTCAAG AAGCGGACAAACAAACTTCATCAAATGCATCACTTGGTTTGGGTATTGGCGGAGGAGTTGTTGTTCTTTCTGTCATTGTGATTGTTGGACTGTTTTTTAATCAACGAAG AAGAGTCAATTTGAGAAATAGAAGCGAAACGCCCGTCAGAGAACCTGCGAATTTGTCCGTCTTCTACGCAACTGTGAGCAAAGGAA GAGCTTCCCAAGTAGGGTATGCCAATGGGGATACCAACAATTTGCACTTTGTCAATAACGTGGAAAACCACACTTACCAGAGTCCACCACCGAGAAGGTTTGTCAAAGAAAGGACTCCTATCATTTCAGAAGAAAATCTTGAAATTG acaaatatagaaaaaaaaacatattggctGAATATTACAATATTGCAGACGAAGATGATGCCTTTTCAAGGAAAACTGCAGTAGTATTTGAGGACAATTGTCGTGTTCATTATAACAACGCTAACAAAGTGCATGTAGCTGATCTAGCGGAATATGTTCAGACTCTATTGTTAAAGGACCTAGAAGAGGAATTTCAG ACAATTCCATATGGTCTAGCGAAAGCATATGAAGTTTCACAAATGAAACTCAACATGCACAAAAATAGGTACAGAAATATCTACCCAT ATGATGATACGCGAGTTTTAGTTCGCGGTGGAGAAACAGACTACATCAATGCAAGCTATATAGAC gGATACAGAAAGCGGAACGCATATATTGCTACTTTGG GTCCAATGGCTAAGCAGCTTGGCGATTATGGCCAATTCTGGCAAATGGTCTGGCAACATAAAGTGGAGAAAATTGTCATGATGACTAAATTGAAAGACGAAAAG AAAACTCTATGCGAGCAATATTGGCCTGATCAACATCAAAGTAAATTGTACGGCGATGTAGAAGTCGTGTGTAAGGTTGAAAAACTGTACGCAGATTTCATATGGAGACATTTCACGCTTTCGAGG AATTCCGAAGAAAGAAAATTGCATCATCTACAGTTCACAAGCTGGCCAGACAATGGCATCCCTGACGACGTCACATCAGTTACAGAGTTTAGACAGAGGGTAAACGCCTTGCCGAGTACCTTTGACGGACCAGTTCTTGTACATTGCAG TGCTGGCGTAGGAAGAACCGGAACCTACATAGCTCTAGACATTTTGACCAAAGAGGGTGAGGTGGAAGGTGTTATTGATATCCCGGGATGTGTTCACAACATGAGACAGAACAGACCCAACATGATTCAGACCTTG AGTCAATACAAGTATCTTCACCACGCTTTGGTCCATACATTGACTCTTGATTGTTTGACAATAAGAAGAGAACATTTCAGTGAATATATGGAGAAATCAAGCAAACAGGAGATACAGAAGCAATTTGAG AAAATGCAATTGAGTCATGAGAACAAGTCGGATAAAGAACTACAAGCTATTGCAATGAATCGGCTGATGACAAAGAAGAACATGAAACATTCGGATGTACCAG GTGATTCCAACGAACCGCAATTTAATCTGGTTCTGAGAACAAGCGAGTCTGATTGCATCAATGCGATACACATCAAC AGTTTAAAAACAGAACACCGCTTCTTGGTTGCGCAAACACCTCTGCCGGACGCAGTTGCTGATTTCATTGCATTTGCTGTTCAAGAAAACTGTTCATGTATCATTAATATGGAGGCACAGTTGGAAAAGCATCAG ATCAAGAGAGATGTGACAATTCCACACTATGACTATTTGGACTGGGATACGAAACACAATGTTCCTATGTCGGCACAACACTTCGTTGACTTCATCAAAGAGGTTGAAGACGTATCCAAAGCATCTCTCTTGAAGGGACCGATACTGTTGCACTGTCT AAATGGGGCTGGAAAAAGCGGCCTTTTTTGTGTGGTCTCGACATTActtgaacaattgaatgaagaTAATGAGGTCAGTTTGGTCAATGCCGTGCAGAAAGTCAGAGCTAGAAGACCACTCGCTATTCCAAAtaag GAACAGTTTTACTTCTGCTACGAGTGTGTTCTACATTCCGTGAACGCAATGGATAACGCTGTGTATTACAACATTAGTGGGGATATCAAGAGGGAATAA